CGACGACTTGTACGGCCTGGTACTGGATACCCATCTGATTGAGCCGCCGGACTACGCTCAGGATGAAGCCAGCCTGCTGGCCGCCATTGAAGCGGCGGACGACGCCGTGGTGCGTGCCGAGGCCGAGCGAGGCAACAGTGAAAAGCAGCTCAAACGGCATAACGAGCGCGTCCAGGCTGCCGATGAGGCGCTAAGCCAGGCCCAACTGGCGGTGAAGCGCGCCGATGAAGAAGTCGAGTACGCCCAGGAGGCCCGCCGCCAGTGCCAGGCACGCCATGCCCAGGCGCAACGCCAGCGCAAGGCGGACCACGAAGCTGCCCTGGCAGAACAGGAAGCGCAGCAGCAAGCCCTGCGCGACGAACGCAAAACCGCGCTGGACAAGCTAAACGCCGCCCATCAGGCAGAACTGCTGGAGCTCAAAGCGGACGCGCAAAGCCAACTGGACACCATCGACCGGCAGATTCAGCAGTACAAGACCCAACTCACCGAGCAGAAGGCCGAGCACAAGCGCCAGTGCGCCGAGCTCGAGCAGGCGTTCGACGAGGAACTAAAGGCTCAGGGCGTCGACCCGGAAAAACTCAGGGATACCCGCACCCGGCTGCAGCAATTGGACGAGCACATCCGCCACACCGCCGCCCGCCAGGACGAGTTGGACGCCTACAAGCGCTTTATGCGGGTGAGCTGGGGCCAGCGCAAACCGGAGCTGGTCGAGCAGGAAGGGCGTTTAAGCCGTGAGATAGACGCCGCCCAGCGACAACGCGAGGAGCATCAACAGGCTTTCAAAGCCACCAAGGCGGCCCATCAGCAGCACGTCGCGGCGTTTGAAACCAAACGCCGGGAAAGCCACGAGGTGCTCAACGACCTCAAGCCGCTGCTCAAGCAGCTCGATGAACTCACGCTGACCTCGGACGCCACGCCCCAGCAGGACGCCCCCGGCGATGTCGCCGAGCGGCTGGCGCGCACCCGCCAGGCGCTTGCCCGCCGAGCCCAAGAGCGAGACACGCTGCGCAAGGGCTGTCAGGAAGCGGAGAGCCAGCTGATCAAGGGCGCCAGTACCAGCTTTGTCGACGCGCTGGAAAACGAGCGCGCGCAGCTGGCCGACCCCGACGACCCGCGGACGCTGCTGCCGTTACTTGGCGGCATGCTCAAATTGCTGGAAGACCAGCAGCAACAGCTGATTCAGCAGGGGCGCAACCTCAGCGACGATCTGGACAAGTTCTTCACCGTGTTCCGCGACCTCAACCGCCGCATCAGCGCCCAGAGCAAGCGCCTCTCGGATGAAGTGGCCGACGACCTGCGCCTGGATGGCATCAGCAAAGCCGAGGTGCGCATTCAGTCGACCATCGACGAGCTCGGCTTCTGGGAGCCGCTCAAGCTGTTCGCACAGCGCTACAAGGCCTGGCGCGACTCCGAGCAGACTCTGCCCAGCGACGACTACTTGAACGCCCTGGCGGACGTGGTCGACTTGCTGCGCAGCGACCAGCAGTACAGCTTCGAAAGCCTGCTGCGTCTGGAACTGCACTTGAACGAAGGCGGCACCGACCTGATCATCAAGAACGACCGCCAGCTGCTCGAATCGTCCAGCCACGGCATGGCGTACCTGATTCTGTGCAAGTTCCTGCTCGCCTTTACCCGCCTGCTGCGCGGCCGGGCGGCAATCGCCATTCACTGGCCCATCGACGAGATCGGCACGCTGGCCTACCACAACGTCGAAAAGCTGTTTGACGCCTGCGACAGCAACCAGATTCATATTGTCGGCGCTTTCCCCAACCCGGAATCCGACGTGCTGCTGCTGTTCCATAACCGCTACCTGATCGACCGCGACGCCGACGACCCCGCCAAACGACGGCTAAAACGCATCGAGCCCCGCCAAAGCCGCTTGGCTGAGCGGCTCAAAGCCCGCCATGAGGAGGCGCCGGTATGAGCGATATGAGTCTGTTGCCGCATGGCCCGCTACTGGAACGGCTGTTGGCGGGCGAGTTTATCTGCGCGGTGAGCGACGAAAGCGCCTTCAAGCGCCTGCAGGATGACGCCACGCGCGACGCCATCGATGACTACCTGCGCCCGCTCAACCGCCGCGTGGCCAGCAGCCAGGAGGAAGGCGTATATTTTCTTGCCTGGCGTCAGCCGGATGACAGCGCGCGGGACCAGCTCGCCCGCCAGCTGGGCGACACCGTCAACAGCCTGCTGCCGCTGCTGGAATGGCTACAGCTGGTGCAGGAAGCCCTGGGCCGCGACAGCGTGCTGTCCCCCGGCGATGTGCTCAAGCCCGGCGAGCTACAGGCCAAAAGCGAAGATAACCCCAGCCTGCGCGAACGCATCGAGCGCCTGGCTACTGACAGCTTCTTCGGCTCCCAAAGCGACCAGTTGGACGCCCAGGTCAAGCAGGTGTTCAAGCGGTTGAGAGAGCACGGCTACCTGCTGCAGCCCCACTCGGACCGCCAGGTATTCCTGGTCACCGGCAAGGTCGACTATCTGCTCGAACTGGTGCGCTTTATTCGCGATGAAGAGCACCTGCCGGTGGACGACGAGGGCGAGGACACCCAGGAGGCGCTGCTGTGAACGACGCGGAAACGCCAGGGCTGGAAAGCCGCCTGATCACCACCGGGGTGGAGCGTCTGGCCCTGCTGGGCCGCCACGCCGAAGCCCTGATGCAGGGCTACGCCAACGACCAAGTCCCGCTGGAAGGGCTGAGCCATACCGCCCTGCGCAAGCTGCTAAGCGCGCGGATTGTCTGGCGGCCCGACGAGCAGGGCGGCCTCAAGCTGACCCCCAAGGTGCGCGAGCTGATCGCCGAAATGGTTGCCGATGAAGCCCGGCGCCACGTCAACGCCGATGTGGCCGAAGCGCTGGAGCTGATCCGCAGCCTGATCGAGAGCTATCGCGATTCCAGCAGCCGCGGCGACTACTGGCAGCAGGAGCAGCAACTGCTGCGCCTTCGCCAGGCGGTGGATGACATGAACGGCCGCTTTGCCGACGCCATCGACAGCCTGTGGCAGCGGCTCAACAGCGACTTTGGCTTTGTCAGCCAGCTCAACGACAAGGTGCGCGAAAACGACCGCGCGCAAAAGCAGGTGGTCCGCCTGCTCGACGGGCTGGCGCTTATCGACTTTGACGAGCTGATCGAACTGGTGGGCAGCGACGGCACGCTGCGCAAGGTGTTGATCAGCCAGCTGCAACAGCAGCTCAGCCAGCACTACACCAGCCTGCGCGAAGTGCAGCACCGTCTGATCGAGTTGATGGCGCGGTTTCGCCGCATGCAAGCACGCAGCCGCCTGGTCTCAGGCATGGCCGCCTTTCTGCGCGAGCACCCCGGCTTCACCCCTGGCAACTACGCCCGCCGCAGTGAAGTACCGGCGCTGTTTAACCACGCAGCACCCCTCACTGCCGCCGGTGCCGTCGCGCTGGACCGCGCCCAGGACGTGCCCACCATCAGCGCGCTGCTGCAAAACGTGCCCACGCCGTTACGTGCCGCCCAGTCGGCCACCGCGGCACGCCCGGCGGAACACGTCGAAGACACGCTCATTGCCGCCCGCCAGCAGGCCCTCAAGGATGACGTCGAAACCTTCTATCTCAACGTGGTGGACCGTGCCGAGCACGACCCCATCAGCGCTCTGGACTACCTCAACCAAAGCGAGCTGGAGTGGCCTGCCGAAATCTGGCTGTTCCAGGTCATCGCCGAGCACCAGGGCCTACCGCATAGCGAACAGCGCGCGTTTCATCTTCACCAGCAGGAAGAAAGGGCGAGCGCCTTCAACGATGTGAAATTGATTCGCGACGTTTCGTTAGGCCTGGCGGTGTAACGATGGATGACCAGACGCTCACGGCCAAGGTCTACAGCAAGCTAAGCGACGTGGATCGCCAACTGCGTAAGCAGACGTGGGTCGACAAGAAGCGCAGCCAGCAGTGGGTGGAAACCTTCATCCACTGGTGTGATGCGCAGCATATTGAACTTGGCCCAAGGATTAGCCATCAATCACTGCGCTTTGATCGCGCCCTTATCCAGCAGGTGAACGCTGCGCTCGAAAGCCAACGACTGACCACTATTGAGCAATGGCAAAGCGGCTTGACCAGTGCTGAACAAGCGGAGCATGGCGTCGATGAAGATAAAACCAACCGCGAAGGCCCGCGCGCCCAGCGGGTGCTGGTCAACACGCCCGCAAGCCCACCCGCTTGGCTGTCGGCCCAGCCGCGTTCCATGCACGATGTCGACTGGCGAGATATAAACCTTGAGCAGTGCGACGTGCTCATTCAGGTCGAAAATCTGGACAGCTTTTATGCCTTTTCACCGCAAATCCCCGCGCTAAGCGACTATGCAAGCCCACTGGTCGTCTACCGCGGCGACAGCCACTACGGCGGCGGCTTCAAGCAGCTCGCCAGTGCCTGGAACGCCACCCAGAAGCCGCACCTCTACGCAGGCGACTTCGATATAAAAGGCATCAGCATCGCGCTTTCCAGCGGCGCCTCGCACCTATTACTCCCGCCGCTAGTATGGCTCACCGAACAAGCCACCACCCTCCACGACCCCGCCAAACAACTCGAACACCGCCCACGCCTGCAACGCCACCTCGACCAACTACCTGCTTCTCATCCACTACAGCCCTATCTAACGCTGCTACTCGACCAGCAGCGCGGGCTAAGGCAGCAGTGGTTGGGTGAGCGGTTGGAGTGCGTGGCGCTGGTGTGAGGGAGCCCCGTCGACCTAATGAGCATTGCCGGGTGATGTGTTGTGTCCAGTCTGGTTGAAACTGGCAAAAAGCACAGGCGCGCGAATTCTGGCTTTGCTCTTAAAGGAATCAAATGAGGTAGCTGCTGCTTAACCTCAATCAATGCGTCGACACGTTTATTGAGGTTATGCAGCCTTCCGTATAGTCACTGTTAGGGTGCCCGGGCTCTCCGTCCCAACACTTTCTTGTACTTATCTCTTGACGTATTAGGACAGTCGTCCTAGATTTTCAAAGTAGGATGACTGTCCTAGATGTATGGGTGTTAACTGGGAAACGTGCCGATGGGTAATAAGCTGACAAGAGATCGCATCGTCGAAGAGGCGGATAAACTGTTTTATGAGCAGGGCTTTGAGCACACTTCTTTTGCGCAAATCGCGGAAGCTCTGGGTATTTCCAGAGGAAATTTTTACTATCACTTCAAGACCAAGGACGAAATCCTGGATGCTGTAATCAGGCATCGTATTGTTTGCACGAACTCTATGCTCGATAACTGGGAGCTAGAAGGTAGAACGCCAACTGATCGTATCCGAAGTTTCCTCAACATTCTGGTGATGAATAGGGCCAAAATTAAGCGTTTTGGCTGTCCGGTAGGGACACTCTGTACTGAACTCGCCAAGCTGAATCATCCCGCTAAAGCGCATGCTAACGAACTGTTCACATTATTCAGAACCTGGTTGCGTCGACAATTTGAGCAACTTGGCCGTCACGATGACGCAGATGAGTTGGCAATGCACATGCTCGCATTCAGCCAAGGAGTAGCAACACTTTCCAGTGCATTCCAAGACGAGAAGTTTATTCAGAGCGAGGTAAGACGTCTTGACGACTGGTTATCCTCTTTCACAACTAAAACCAATACTCTGTCGGAGGTGCTTTGATGTTCATTGTTCTTCTACGTTTCTCCCAGAATAAGGGGCAAGCCGGTGCTTTTATGGATGGCCACAATCAATGGATAAAACGTGGTTTCGAGGATAAGGTTTTCTTGATAGTTGGTAGCCTTCAGCCCGGCCTTGGCGGATCTGTTATTGCTCATGGTGAGTCAAGGGAGGCTCTTGAAAAACGGGTTAGCGAAGACCCATTTGTGGCCGAGAACATCGTTACGGCAGAAATACTTGAAATAGAGCCAAAGAAAGCAGATGAGCGATTGAATTTTATCCTGGCCGAGTGAGGGGGTACCATGAACTCGACGGTGCAAGGTCCTGATGGTGAACTGCGTTGTAGCTGGTGTTCGGCAGCTCCTGAGTTCTTTGAATATCATGATAATGAGTGGGGTTACCCGGTTGACGATGATATCAGGCTGTTTGAAAAGCTATGCCTAGAAAGCTTTCAATCAGGTCTAAGCTGGCGCACGATTCTTGCTAAACGAGAGAATTTCCGTAAAGCCTTTTCGAATTTCGATTTCAATGTAGTGGCGGGGTTTAATGAGGCTGATATTGAGCGACTATTGAAGGATGAAGGTATTGTCCGTCATCGAGGGAAGGTCGAAGCTGTTATTAATAATGCAAAAAGAGCCCAAGAAGTAGTGCATCAAAAAGGGTCTCTCGCGGCCTACTTTTGGAGCTTTGAGCCAGAAGAGAATAATCTGCCAGAACCACAGACTGCTTCAACTTCAGAGGCGTCCACTGCGCTTTCTAAGGCTTTGAAAAAGCAGGGCTGGAAGTTCGTTAGCCCTACAACAGTTTATGCTTTTATGCAGGCAATGGGGCTTATAAATGATCACTCCGATGGATGCATATTCAGAGAAAAGGTTGAACAAGCTCGCAAGAGGTTTATACGTCCAGGGGCAGATACAGTGCCCTAACAACCGGCTGCACGGCGACCGATTTTCCGCCACGTTGCGTCTCCAAACCGGCGCGTGAGCCGGGCGGTATGTACAAAAGGAGTGCGAGCAATGAGTAGTTGGGAGCTTGCAAATTTTTATGACCATCAAGGGCGTGAAGTTCGTTATGGCCAATTGGGCGAAGGCCCACCAATGGTTTTGGTTCACGGAACGCCCTGGTCATCGTTCAATCTGCGACATTTAATTCGAAAACTGTCCGAAGAGTACACGGTCTATTTCTTTGACTTGTTGGGCTATGGTCAGTCGTGTACGACGGAAGGCGATGTTTCGTTGGGCGTGCAGAATGAGGTTTTGGATGGGTTGCTAACCCATTGGCAATTGGATGATCCAATTGTTGTCGGACACGACTTTGGCGGCGCTACAGTCCTCCGAACTCACCTTCTCAATGAGCGGTCTTTTAAGAAGATTATTCTGATTGACCCGGTGGCAGTCTCTCCTTGGGGCTCACCTTTTTTCCGCCATGTGAATAGATATGAAGCCGCTTTTTCAGGGCTGCCAGACTATATTCACGAAGCTGTGGTCCGGTCCTATGTGCAAACGGCGGCTTTCAAGCCACTTGATGAGGCAACACTAGAAGGAATCGTTTCGCCGTGGACTGGCGAGCAAGGTAAGACAGCTTTCTATCGTCAGATGGCTCAAGCAGACTCCAAATATACCGACGAGGTCCAGTCTCTTTATCCGACGATTACTACACCTACCTTGATCCTGTGGGGGCGGGAGGATAGCTGGATACCGCTGGAGCGTGGGGAAGAGCTCCACAGCATGATTTCTGGATCGGTTCTTCGTGTGATTGATGATGCGGGCCACCTTGTCATTGAAGAAAGGCCTGATGAGTTGGTGAAAGAAATTTTGGATTTTGCTCAGGCTTAAAAACTACATAACCAGGCGTGTCACGCGGGTGGCTTGTAGGCCGCTCCGCCCTGTAAGGCTATCGGTGCACTCTGCGTTAAGAGGCAAAGACTGTGGAAATCGTTTCTCTAGCAGATAAAAGGGAATTCATTGCTGAGTTGGCGGAGCTACACCATGCAGAGTGGAAGCACTTGAACCCGTCGCTGACTTTGGAAGGTCGCGCCGAAGCAATCTCTGATGCTGCGGGACGAGAGGGTATTCCTTCAATCTTTATTGCAATGTCAGGAAGTCAGCTTGTTGGTTCGGCTGCGCTAGTACAGAACGATATGGACACAAAACCGGATTTATCCCCTTGGCTGGCAGCAGTTTATGTAAAAGAGGGCTTCCGGTATCAGGGGATAGCAACAGAATTGATTGCTCGGTGCGAAGATGAGGCAGCTCGCTCAAATGCTAATGCCTGGTA
This window of the Halomonas sp. SH5A2 genome carries:
- a CDS encoding ATP-binding protein, translating into MAHLLRIVMIHGHLEGVVELSVDGHTNICGTNASGKTTLQRLVPVFYGELPNKVVPKTRMKFDAFYLPHRNSYLVYEYRREAGNICQVVLTRKSEGGVEYRFVAAPYRPEDYLVEGESGAVALEYAQWANGLRRENINVSSKLTATSEYRAVIQNDFTPTPGIMPHGNRKDALKLRQLAAQFSLVKPEHRIRHIEKLVSAVHAKEGKMDTLKTMLAAIFEEDGVELPVTRIRSAKAREWIDQMRQSMRLEPLQRSLAKLHDVDRELADVEAALWQLKPQLEADRHHIERTLADAEADMNTRQEAFDAEKNAYEAARDQLNEQLSELESALKQTQRDLSDLQDQYEAYEAADMPALERDLNALPQKREQFEQLKSHLNALQEAVQASQARKEERLRELGEVLARQGEEIQGLVDALNEEKAAHQEAHWEAQRHLDARYQTQREEAEADFQERLNQGVERLAALKAALSHSGPTAEESEEAALVQARIDQAQSDHNAASSQRESQRRELDSLKRERDSAEQAHADARRTLTRAQQTSQALHRQRDPAQGSLRHFLRYHLPEWEQRLGKVIAPELLERRDLSPTLTEQPSDDLYGLVLDTHLIEPPDYAQDEASLLAAIEAADDAVVRAEAERGNSEKQLKRHNERVQAADEALSQAQLAVKRADEEVEYAQEARRQCQARHAQAQRQRKADHEAALAEQEAQQQALRDERKTALDKLNAAHQAELLELKADAQSQLDTIDRQIQQYKTQLTEQKAEHKRQCAELEQAFDEELKAQGVDPEKLRDTRTRLQQLDEHIRHTAARQDELDAYKRFMRVSWGQRKPELVEQEGRLSREIDAAQRQREEHQQAFKATKAAHQQHVAAFETKRRESHEVLNDLKPLLKQLDELTLTSDATPQQDAPGDVAERLARTRQALARRAQERDTLRKGCQEAESQLIKGASTSFVDALENERAQLADPDDPRTLLPLLGGMLKLLEDQQQQLIQQGRNLSDDLDKFFTVFRDLNRRISAQSKRLSDEVADDLRLDGISKAEVRIQSTIDELGFWEPLKLFAQRYKAWRDSEQTLPSDDYLNALADVVDLLRSDQQYSFESLLRLELHLNEGGTDLIIKNDRQLLESSSHGMAYLILCKFLLAFTRLLRGRAAIAIHWPIDEIGTLAYHNVEKLFDACDSNQIHIVGAFPNPESDVLLLFHNRYLIDRDADDPAKRRLKRIEPRQSRLAERLKARHEEAPV
- a CDS encoding condensin complex protein MksE, with translation MLPHGPLLERLLAGEFICAVSDESAFKRLQDDATRDAIDDYLRPLNRRVASSQEEGVYFLAWRQPDDSARDQLARQLGDTVNSLLPLLEWLQLVQEALGRDSVLSPGDVLKPGELQAKSEDNPSLRERIERLATDSFFGSQSDQLDAQVKQVFKRLREHGYLLQPHSDRQVFLVTGKVDYLLELVRFIRDEEHLPVDDEGEDTQEALL
- a CDS encoding DUF7281 domain-containing protein; the encoded protein is MDDQTLTAKVYSKLSDVDRQLRKQTWVDKKRSQQWVETFIHWCDAQHIELGPRISHQSLRFDRALIQQVNAALESQRLTTIEQWQSGLTSAEQAEHGVDEDKTNREGPRAQRVLVNTPASPPAWLSAQPRSMHDVDWRDINLEQCDVLIQVENLDSFYAFSPQIPALSDYASPLVVYRGDSHYGGGFKQLASAWNATQKPHLYAGDFDIKGISIALSSGASHLLLPPLVWLTEQATTLHDPAKQLEHRPRLQRHLDQLPASHPLQPYLTLLLDQQRGLRQQWLGERLECVALV
- a CDS encoding TetR/AcrR family transcriptional regulator codes for the protein MGNKLTRDRIVEEADKLFYEQGFEHTSFAQIAEALGISRGNFYYHFKTKDEILDAVIRHRIVCTNSMLDNWELEGRTPTDRIRSFLNILVMNRAKIKRFGCPVGTLCTELAKLNHPAKAHANELFTLFRTWLRRQFEQLGRHDDADELAMHMLAFSQGVATLSSAFQDEKFIQSEVRRLDDWLSSFTTKTNTLSEVL
- a CDS encoding YciI family protein, whose protein sequence is MFIVLLRFSQNKGQAGAFMDGHNQWIKRGFEDKVFLIVGSLQPGLGGSVIAHGESREALEKRVSEDPFVAENIVTAEILEIEPKKADERLNFILAE
- a CDS encoding DNA-3-methyladenine glycosylase I, which translates into the protein MNSTVQGPDGELRCSWCSAAPEFFEYHDNEWGYPVDDDIRLFEKLCLESFQSGLSWRTILAKRENFRKAFSNFDFNVVAGFNEADIERLLKDEGIVRHRGKVEAVINNAKRAQEVVHQKGSLAAYFWSFEPEENNLPEPQTASTSEASTALSKALKKQGWKFVSPTTVYAFMQAMGLINDHSDGCIFREKVEQARKRFIRPGADTVP
- a CDS encoding alpha/beta fold hydrolase; the encoded protein is MSSWELANFYDHQGREVRYGQLGEGPPMVLVHGTPWSSFNLRHLIRKLSEEYTVYFFDLLGYGQSCTTEGDVSLGVQNEVLDGLLTHWQLDDPIVVGHDFGGATVLRTHLLNERSFKKIILIDPVAVSPWGSPFFRHVNRYEAAFSGLPDYIHEAVVRSYVQTAAFKPLDEATLEGIVSPWTGEQGKTAFYRQMAQADSKYTDEVQSLYPTITTPTLILWGREDSWIPLERGEELHSMISGSVLRVIDDAGHLVIEERPDELVKEILDFAQA
- a CDS encoding GNAT family N-acetyltransferase, with the protein product MEIVSLADKREFIAELAELHHAEWKHLNPSLTLEGRAEAISDAAGREGIPSIFIAMSGSQLVGSAALVQNDMDTKPDLSPWLAAVYVKEGFRYQGIATELIARCEDEAARSNANAWYLYTEFASKLYEKLGWNHMERCEYKGVTVDVMYKQIASSPEQAKRQPFRCSCASTTRPRVLRSLKGGEEHVRYTDTSKPAFLDMALLRMPTATDKTSAYGRA